GGGGTTCCACCACAAGAGTTGGTAATTGTTAATGTTCCGGTAGCAGGAGCATTTACAAATGTTACACTTCCACTTACATCGTATTGTTGTGTTGTGGTATTACATGCTGTTGGAGTTGCTGAAACTGCAGATATTAAGCAGGTTACCGTACAAGGTGCGGTTGCAGTAAATGCAGTTGTGAGTGTACATAATGGGTCGGCAGAAAATACAGCGGTAACAGTACATCCTGCACCTGAAGCCGGCAATCCTGCTAATGAATAGCCGATGGATGTAGGCGGAAATGGCGGATTGATGACTTGCGTGACCCCGCTACAACTATTCGTTATTGTGAGTGTTCCTGTTGCAGGAGGATCCGTATAGGTAATTGTTCCAGTGAGTGTATAGGTATTTGTGGCCGGATTACAAGGCCCTGGTACTGCCGTTAATGCAGTCATGTTACATAAAATTGCACAGTTGGTAGTAGCAGTACTGGACGGATCTGATTGAAAAGTAATATCTGCAGGTACTCCAGCAAAATTGGTTAACATCAAAATATAAAATTCCCCAGCTATGGCTGATGGGATTGTACAGGTCTCAACTGCTGCAGTTGAATAGCTGCAATCAACTGCTGAACCGGTTAATCCGGATGCACAACCTGCTGCAGGAGAGGTAAATGGCCCCCAGCAAATAAAATCCACATCTTGACCTGATCCAGAAGCATCGGTTTGTTCAATATCAATTTCTAAAGTACCTGAAGTAGCTATCTGAACATAATAAAATGCCGGATTTGGTTGTGAGCCTAGGCAACCGTAGTTTGGGCCTACCGGAGCGGTAGTGGTGGTTGAAGCTGGAAATGTATAGGTTACTCCTGTACAAAATGGATCTGCTGTAGAACAGTCGCCACCTTGAGCCATTGTATAATTAACAAATAAGCCGAAAATGGCAATAATAGAGAGTACTAATTTTTTCATTAAATGATTGTTAAGAGAGTTTTATCGTTATAAATATAAGCTTTTTTTCTCAACCTAATGGTTGATGCAAAAAAGTGAAGGAAAGTTGCATTCGTTTTCCATAAAACGGCCAAAATGTTAGTAAAACCGAAATCTGTTTAAAACTTAATGGTTGGATATGTTTTTCTTTTCTAATTTAGCACTCAAATTTTGATAACCCTATAAAATTATAATAAAATGAAAGTAACCGTAGTAGGAGCAGGAAATGTAGGTGCTACATCCGCAGATGTATTGGCATTTCGTAAAATCGCTTCAGAAGTAGTTTTGCTTGATATCAGAGAAAATTTCGCTGAAGGAAAAGCTTTGGACATGATGCAAACCGCAACATTAAACGGATTTGATACCCGTGTTAGCGGAAGTACAAACGATTATGCAAAAACAGCAAACAGCGATGTGGTTGTCATCACAAGCGGTGTACCTCGTAAACCGGGTATGACTCGTGAAGAGTTAATCGGAATCAATGCCGGAATCGTTAAAAACGTTACCGAAAATTTATTAAAACATTCTCCGAATGCCATTGTAATTGTGGTGAGTAACCCAATGGATACAATGACATACCTTGCTTTGAAAGAAAGCAAATTGCCTAAAAACAGAATCATCGGAATGGGTGGAATCCTTGATAGCGCTCGTTTTAAATGTTATTTGTCTTTAGCATTGGATGCTTCTCCTAACGATATCGAAGGAATGGTAATTGGTGGACATGGTGATACAACCATGATTCCATTAACTAGAATGGCTTCTTATAAAGGTGTTCCGGTTGGACAATTTATTGATGCTGACAAATTGAAAAAAGTTGCTGCTGACACAATGGTAGGTGGAGCAACATTAACTGGAATGCTTGGTACTTCTGCTTGGTATGCTCCTGGAGCTGCTGTTGCAGCTTTGGTGGATAGCATTTTGAATGATCAGAAAAAATTATTCCCTTGCTGCGTTTATTTGGATGGTGAATACGGACAAAAAGATATTTGTCTTGGAGTTCCTGTTATCATCGGAAAAAATGGTTGGGAAAAAATTGTGGACATTAAATTAAACGAAGAAGAAAAAGCAGCATTCGCAAAAAGTGCAGATGCAGTTCGCAACATGAACAACATTTTAAGCACAATTACTGTTTAATTTTTTTTTATTGATTTTTATACAAAGGCGACTGATTTATCGGTCGCCTTTTTTCATACGATGACAACAACAATCCCTTTTAAAGTTTTAGATATTGCTGGTGAAGGATTTCATTTGCTGCTAAAAATGTACATCAATAAAAAAGTTGCACATGTGATTATCGATACCGGTGCTTCTAAAACTGTTTTTGATAAAACAAGAATTGCGAAATACGTTTCTGATAAAACATTTGAAAAACATGATAGTTTGTCGAGTGGGTTGGGAACAAACACGATGCAGAGCGAACAAGTTTTTATTAAAAAATTAAAAATCGGAGATTTGGAAATCGATGGGTATAAAACAATTTTACTTGACTTGTCACATGTCAATCAATCGTATCATCAAATTGGTTTGAAGCCGGTAGATGGGGTTTTGGGAAGTGATCTTCTTTTGAAATACAAGGCGGTGATTGATTATGAAAAGAATGTTTTGAAATTAAAATTTTCTAAAATCAAGAAATAACTTTTCGACTTCACTTTTAAATAAACTTAGATTTTACTTCTGCAGTCGGAACCATACAACTGTCCTTTTTGCCCCACCATTTATATCTGTTTCTTGCAACAAAATCATAAACTGCATCACGGACAAATGTTGGAATTATAATAAAGCCGAACGCAAGTGGGTACAATCCGTTGAGGTGTTTACTGATTTTTAAAATGGCTGTCGATTTTATAAAAACGGTATTGTTTTCAATCAAAATGATGCTGTCAATTTTTTGAGAATCGATGTGGTGTTTTTCTAATAAATGTTTTCCAGTTTCGGATTGAAGTGCGGTAAATTTAAATCTGTTTTTTTTATCGTGTTTAATGATTTTGTTGACAGACGCATTGCAGAAATTACAAACGCCATCAAACAGAATGATTGCAGTATTGCTGGGTAGTTCAGGCATCTATTGTCGTGCTGAAATAGAATAGGGGTCAACAGAAACTTCTACTTTTTTTACAGTTCCATTTTGATTCGTAATCATCGTTCGAGTCACTAAATCAATGAATGTTACATTCCCGTTTCTTCCTCCACATTCTCCGGAATGATGAGGTGCAGGTCCGTCACTCGTTGCGTTTCTGTTTGCAACGTAGACTAATTTTTTTACATCGTCTACTTCAATCCCATGTGGTTGATGTCCGGTATAAATAACACTTTGTAAGGTATTTGTTAAATAATTGATGATGGCAACTGAACCTCGTTTGCCAGGAAAGCTAAGTGTGTCTTCTGTACATGTTACATAAACATATGGAGTTGTCGTTGAAAAACTCATTTCTGATGGCAATGCACCTACCGGAATAATTGCAAGTAACGAGTCGTTGCTTGTTTGCATTATTCTAACTTCTGATGTTCCCTGACAGGTTACAAAATATTTTGTACCGGTTGGATTAAAGCGAACTTCATGTGCATTTAAATTGGATGCAGGTAAGCTGGTGTATAAGTTTACTTCAGAATAAGCGCTGAAATCAGCAACTGGAATTTTGTATAATTTACTACTGTTAGTTTGTTGAGTGATGTATAATGTGTCGTCATTGGAATTTAAAGCAGAGCCGTGTGGGTAAGAGAATCCGGATTGAACGGTGGCGGTCATATTCGTTAAATCAACTGTCGCAACTTTTGCTGCAGTCGGACTTAAATCCACACAAAAAGCTGTTTGAGAATTGCTTGTAATAACAAATGTGTTCCAATACCCTGAGCCGATAAATGCTCTTCCTACAAAACTATCATCACTTGTTCTGTATTTTTCTAAATATTGCCCAGCTAAAAAAACAACATACCAATATTCATTATCCGGAGAAACGCGAATCATGTGCGGTGATTCACTGCTAGCAGAACTACCTACATTAACGTATCGCATTGGTAATAATGTTTCTTGATCAAATACCGTAACTACATCACAGCCTTGGTTGGTGACATAAAACTTTTTACGATTCGGATTGTTGGAAAATTTAACATCTACATCTCTGTTTGGAGCACCTGCATTGATCCAGTTTTTCATTAGCGTCACTTCTTCTCTGGTCAACTTTGTTTCATTGTAGGGCATCGTTGGAGAAAGTGTAACCCCTAAATCAGGATAGGTGTTGATGTAAGAGAAAAATGTGCTGTAGTCATGTCGAAATGGAATAACAGCAGCGCTACCACTTCCGCCTTCAAATAGTTTATCCCAACTTTCCATAGATAAACCACCTGCAGCGCCTTTGCTTTGGTCGGTGTGACAGCCCGGTGTAGCGCATTTGGTAAAAATGATTTTCCCGACATCGTCCGGAAATTGGTTGTAATCCGGAATTCCTTTTTCGTTGGTACAAGTCGAAAAAAAACACATCCCGAATATCAGAACTGCTGAAAAAAGGAATGTGTTTTTTTTTGTAATCATTTCGTTTTATTCTGTAACAGGAACATCCGAAGTAAGCGCTTCGTTTCTTCTTAACTTAATAGAAATGCCTCCAACTACTTGTTCTAAAATTGCATCGTCATAACCTACACCATAAAGATAATAATCTCCTTTTTGAAGTCCTGAAAACTCATAATGAGCATTTGCATCTGCTGTTACTTTATCATCGTAAACAGAAACATCTGTTCCTGGGAATTCCGTTGCGCCATATTTAATGTAAACAATTGCATTGGGAATAAGTTTAGTATGGTGTTTCACATTTCCTGTTACACTGGATTTTCCGCCAGTGCCTTCTTTTTTACAAGCAGAAAAAGTGAATGTAAGTATTGCTGTAAAGAAAAGGATGGTCGTATATTTAAAAGTGTTTTCATGAGATTATTTATTTGTATAAAGTTAAGATTCTTTTTTGGATTTTAAAAGATATTTCTTTTGATTGAAACTATAGGTCAATCCGACCAAAAATTTTCCCGCTGTTGCGAGGTTGCCATCGAATTTCTTTTCGGATATAGGTAATTGAAAAGAGGTATTTATGGAAATTTGTTTGTAAAACACATCCAGTCCAATCCCTGCTGTTGCAATGTTCATCTCCGTTGCGGGTTGGTAAACCTTATCGATATACAATCCTTTTGTATACTCATAATATCCTTGGATGGAAGGAAATAGTTTTAAATCTTTATCCTGACGGAATTTATAAAAAAGGTTGAGGTAATTGGTTGTGCTATTTCCAATTCGTTCATGGTAATAATTGTCGCCATTGATTTTGTAGGCGGTCATGAAATTAATTCCCAGTTTTTTATATCCGAAAACATAATTTAAATAACTCATGTAATCAATGCTTCCTGTGCCGGGTTGTAATAAAAAGTCAATACGTTGGTTGTTTTCATCTTTCTGATAATAATCGCCTACAGGTAGTTTTATTCCGGCACCTAAGATTAAGCGGTGTTGGAACTTTTCTGTCATCGTACGATTAATCAAATGAATCCCTGTAAAAAATGTCAGATCGCTGATGCCTGAAATTTTTTGTTTTAGATCACTTTTACTGCTTGTGTTCATTGTAAAAGGGATAACCGCATTTAGTTCGATTCGCTTATGAATAAAAAATTTAGCACGGAGTTCGGCTGTAGTATATAATTCGTAATCACTTTGTAAGTGCTTTGGTTGCACGGGTTCAGTGTTTGGACTGCCGGTGCTTCCGTGTTTCAATGCATTATAATTACCATTTGAATTGGCGAATGTATTTGACGAAGTGTTTGATGAAAGAGCACTTTTCTGAAATACATTGTGATGTTGATCTGTATTCTGATAGCCGTTAAACATTTTATAACGGTACATTGCAGTAATACTGCTGTGATTATCATATGGGGTGATGCCCATAAAACAACCGCAAAAATCACAAGCAAATAAACTATTGGTAATTATAACACTTAAGAGTGTTATAGCTGTTTTCATTAATATTGAATTAAGGTGCAAAAGGATCGTTAAACCTAGGGTCAGTAATAAATTCGGTATCTGAGAGTGTTTTTAAAAATGCAATTAGATCTGCTTTTTCAGTTGAAGTTAGCGGAATTCCACCCACTACTCCTGGACTTATCGTACTTGAGTTTACAACTCCGCTGCTATAATGATCCATCACTTGGCTCAATGTGGAGAATCTTCCATCGTGCATATACGGTCGTGTTAAATTCACATTGCGTAACGATGGAACTTTAAATGTTCCAGAATCAGCTGCAAGTAATGTTATTGTTGCTCTTCCAGCATCTGTGAAAACGCTATCCAATCCGTTATTCATAAAAGCCATATTTGTAAATAAAGGAGCAGTATGACAAGAATTGCATTTGTCCATGAACAAGTTTAATCCATTTTGTTCGGAAGCTGTTAGGATTATTTCTCCTCTGGAATATTTATCGTATTTTGAATTATACGAAACTAACATTCCTTGAAATTGAGTGATAGCTCTGAAAATAAGCTGACTGGTAACCGTTTCTGTTCCGAAAGCATCTTTAAACATTGCTGTGTAAGACGGATCATTTTGGATTTTGATTACCATATTGGCAATGCTTTCATCCATTTCAACAGGGTTGGTAATAGGAGCAGTTGGTTGTACTTCAATGTGATTTACTCCACCATCCCACATAAACGATGTGTGCCAGTTTAAGTTAAATAATCCGGGTGCGTTTCTTGTTCCTAAAAGTCCGTCTATTCCATGGCTGACCACATGATCTAAATGAGAAAAGGCTGCAAATTGCTGGTGACAACTTCCACATGAAACCGTATTGTCTCTTGATAGTTGCGGGTCATAAAACAATTTTCTTCCTAAAACAAAACCTTCCTTTGTTAATGGGTTGCCTGTGAAATCATAATTCGGATAAGGCCAGCCCGGAGGGACAATCAGACGAATGTTATCTGCAGGTAATTCTTCAACGATAGGAGGATCAACTTCACACGAACTCGCTGCAACTATTATAGTTGCAGCGACCATCGTGTATTTAAGTGCATTTTTTAAAAACATTTTTACTAGTTGTGAATGTGTTCTACTGTAAACATATCAGCATAATTATCTGCAATTGTTTTAGCATTTGCACCCGGCATGTGTATGGTATTCAATGTAGAAAAATCAACATTGGTAGGAGTTGTAAATAACTCTAAAATATCTGTCTTCAAATGAATTTCAGGAGTAGCACTTGTTGTAACAGAGGCAACATCAACACCAAAAGAAGGAGATACCGTTTTTAATGTGTTGTTTGCACCGGAAAATCCTCCAACATGAAATAATAATCCATTTGCTGCAGCTGTTGATTGCGGTGAATTTCCTTCGAATTTCATCATGATGTAACCACTGCTCCAGCTCCAGAACATTCCGTTTGCAGGGTCAAGTGCACCTGTTTGAGCTCCAGAAACATTACGAAGACTATCTACACCAATCATAAATGAAATGCCAGTGTAGTCACCCAACGGAACATTGGTAAGTGTAATTTCTCCTGTAGCAAGATCACTTGCGTCAATTAAATGGTAGCTTTCAGATTCTGTATATGTTCCACCGCCACTTTTTGTTAAAACGATATTGCTGATGTAATATTTGAATGTAGATACGGTAAAAGAATCACTGTTTGCAGTTACATAAGTTTGTGTGTTGAATACCAAGGCACTATCACCTACCATGTTTTCGAAATGAAGTGCAAGACTTCCGGTTGTTGCTGCAGGTGTTGGTGTAGGTGTTGGTTCTTCATCTGGATCTTTTTTACAAGATGAAAGACTTACAGCTCCGATTAAAAACAGAGCGCTTAAAATTTTGATTGAATTTTTCATAGTTATAAATTTAGTGATTATTTTAATGTTAAAATTTTTTATTTTTTTATTGCTTGTATCTTTTTGATCAATAGCTTCACCGTAACGATTTCTTTAACCGCATACAGGAATAAAGCCATTGCCAAATAGGTCAATAGTTTTATCATATGAATCAAATTACTTTGTACGAAATTGAACAACACGCCAGCAAACAGTAGCGATTGTTCTTGAATACTAAAATTGGTGTAAGATTAGGCCTGGGGAGGATGAAAAATGGCCGCTAAGTGTTTGGATGAATTAGAAAATAAATAGTTGAAATTTAATTTCTCTTCAGGCTGCGTTTGTAAGGGTTGATTTGTTTTTTCAATGGAGCAAAAAAATTGAATCTCAAATTTTTCTTTTACATTATTGGAAGGTGAATTTTCCTTTTTTTCTTCTTTTTGTAACTCCTTTTTTAAATGACATTTACCATTACATTTAAGAATTGGTTTTGCCTTGTTTTCACATAAAACGGTTGAGATAAAATCTTTATTAAGGGAGTATTTAACAATAACAATAAGCTTTCCAGCAGATTGGAATAATAGAACTGCGACCAAAAGAATTGCGATATGTTTTGCGAAAAATGACAAGTTAATTTGTGATAATAAATTTTTTGTTAACGGATTCTTTGTAATTAATTTTACTGAGGTAATAAATACCTTTAGGTAAATAGCTTAGGTCAATTTTCTTTTGTGTTTCACCAGTTTGAAGATCCTCATTTAAAAGCTCAGCAATTAATTGCCCCTGAATATTGAAAAGCAAAACTTTAGTTTTTTGATTTTCTGTATTAT
This Bacteroidota bacterium DNA region includes the following protein-coding sequences:
- the mdh gene encoding malate dehydrogenase, producing MKVTVVGAGNVGATSADVLAFRKIASEVVLLDIRENFAEGKALDMMQTATLNGFDTRVSGSTNDYAKTANSDVVVITSGVPRKPGMTREELIGINAGIVKNVTENLLKHSPNAIVIVVSNPMDTMTYLALKESKLPKNRIIGMGGILDSARFKCYLSLALDASPNDIEGMVIGGHGDTTMIPLTRMASYKGVPVGQFIDADKLKKVAADTMVGGATLTGMLGTSAWYAPGAAVAALVDSILNDQKKLFPCCVYLDGEYGQKDICLGVPVIIGKNGWEKIVDIKLNEEEKAAFAKSADAVRNMNNILSTITV
- a CDS encoding aspartyl protease family protein, encoding MTTTIPFKVLDIAGEGFHLLLKMYINKKVAHVIIDTGASKTVFDKTRIAKYVSDKTFEKHDSLSSGLGTNTMQSEQVFIKKLKIGDLEIDGYKTILLDLSHVNQSYHQIGLKPVDGVLGSDLLLKYKAVIDYEKNVLKLKFSKIKK
- a CDS encoding thiol-disulfide oxidoreductase DCC family protein is translated as MPELPSNTAIILFDGVCNFCNASVNKIIKHDKKNRFKFTALQSETGKHLLEKHHIDSQKIDSIILIENNTVFIKSTAILKISKHLNGLYPLAFGFIIIPTFVRDAVYDFVARNRYKWWGKKDSCMVPTAEVKSKFI
- a CDS encoding YncE family protein, whose product is MITKKNTFLFSAVLIFGMCFFSTCTNEKGIPDYNQFPDDVGKIIFTKCATPGCHTDQSKGAAGGLSMESWDKLFEGGSGSAAVIPFRHDYSTFFSYINTYPDLGVTLSPTMPYNETKLTREEVTLMKNWINAGAPNRDVDVKFSNNPNRKKFYVTNQGCDVVTVFDQETLLPMRYVNVGSSASSESPHMIRVSPDNEYWYVVFLAGQYLEKYRTSDDSFVGRAFIGSGYWNTFVITSNSQTAFCVDLSPTAAKVATVDLTNMTATVQSGFSYPHGSALNSNDDTLYITQQTNSSKLYKIPVADFSAYSEVNLYTSLPASNLNAHEVRFNPTGTKYFVTCQGTSEVRIMQTSNDSLLAIIPVGALPSEMSFSTTTPYVYVTCTEDTLSFPGKRGSVAIINYLTNTLQSVIYTGHQPHGIEVDDVKKLVYVANRNATSDGPAPHHSGECGGRNGNVTFIDLVTRTMITNQNGTVKKVEVSVDPYSISARQ
- a CDS encoding cytochrome-c peroxidase, encoding MFLKNALKYTMVAATIIVAASSCEVDPPIVEELPADNIRLIVPPGWPYPNYDFTGNPLTKEGFVLGRKLFYDPQLSRDNTVSCGSCHQQFAAFSHLDHVVSHGIDGLLGTRNAPGLFNLNWHTSFMWDGGVNHIEVQPTAPITNPVEMDESIANMVIKIQNDPSYTAMFKDAFGTETVTSQLIFRAITQFQGMLVSYNSKYDKYSRGEIILTASEQNGLNLFMDKCNSCHTAPLFTNMAFMNNGLDSVFTDAGRATITLLAADSGTFKVPSLRNVNLTRPYMHDGRFSTLSQVMDHYSSGVVNSSTISPGVVGGIPLTSTEKADLIAFLKTLSDTEFITDPRFNDPFAP